A genomic stretch from Terriglobus sp. RCC_193 includes:
- a CDS encoding YifB family Mg chelatase-like AAA ATPase translates to MLFKSRSAAVYGIDAHPIDVEVDFSGVMSMKDATFSTVGLPDAAVRESRDRVRAAIKNSGFDLPPTRITINLAPADLKKEGSGFDLPIAIGILGAYGSLQVKDLTDFLLVGELGLEGNLRAVPGVLPMAVMARELGIRNVILPEANAREAAVVDGVDVYPVRTLAEVRELLNSFAFGGQHAQPLKIQPSEVLNELQHFPFDFKDVRGQHTAKRAMEVAAAGGHNLLMIGPPGSGKTMLAKRLPSILAPLAFDEALETTKIHSVAGVLEPSEGLVAHRPFRSPHHTISDAGLIGGGMVPRPGEVSLAHNGLLFLDELPEFPRNVLEVLRQPLEDGTVTISRAAMSLSFPARFMLLAAMNPCPCGFFNDKSRDCTCTPPMIQRYVSKVSGPLLDRIDIHIEVPAVQYKELRQGSEGETSAQIRDRVLAARERQAERFGKVGDQQTTKRHRPVYNNAQMSSRQIRVFCELSSDAERLLERAMQQQGLSARAHDRILKTARTIADLEGAQDIAVKHIAEAIQYRTLDRSYWA, encoded by the coding sequence ATGTTGTTCAAATCGCGCAGCGCAGCCGTGTATGGCATTGATGCCCACCCCATTGACGTGGAAGTGGATTTTTCTGGTGTGATGAGTATGAAGGACGCCACCTTCAGCACAGTCGGATTGCCGGACGCTGCTGTGCGTGAGAGCCGCGACCGTGTGCGTGCTGCCATCAAGAATTCCGGGTTCGATCTTCCACCCACTCGCATCACGATCAATCTGGCGCCTGCTGACTTGAAAAAGGAAGGCTCCGGGTTTGATCTTCCCATCGCGATTGGCATTCTCGGCGCGTACGGTTCTCTGCAGGTTAAGGACCTGACTGACTTTCTGTTGGTTGGTGAACTAGGGCTGGAAGGAAACCTGCGCGCAGTTCCAGGTGTTCTACCGATGGCCGTGATGGCTCGCGAGCTTGGCATCCGCAATGTAATTCTGCCGGAAGCAAACGCGCGTGAAGCCGCCGTGGTGGATGGCGTGGACGTGTATCCCGTGCGAACCCTGGCGGAGGTCCGTGAACTGCTGAACAGCTTTGCCTTCGGCGGCCAGCATGCCCAGCCGCTGAAGATCCAGCCCAGCGAAGTTCTGAACGAACTGCAGCACTTCCCGTTCGACTTCAAGGACGTTCGCGGGCAGCACACGGCGAAGCGAGCCATGGAAGTGGCAGCAGCAGGCGGACATAATCTTTTGATGATTGGCCCGCCGGGCAGTGGCAAAACCATGCTGGCAAAGCGCCTGCCATCCATTCTTGCGCCGCTTGCGTTCGACGAAGCGCTGGAGACGACAAAGATTCATTCGGTCGCAGGGGTGCTCGAACCCAGCGAAGGGCTGGTGGCTCATCGGCCATTCCGTTCCCCTCACCACACCATCAGCGACGCTGGATTGATCGGTGGTGGCATGGTGCCTCGTCCCGGTGAGGTTTCACTTGCGCACAATGGTCTGCTCTTTCTGGATGAGCTGCCGGAATTTCCGCGCAATGTGTTGGAAGTTCTTCGTCAACCGCTGGAAGATGGCACCGTGACTATTTCGCGCGCGGCCATGAGCCTTAGCTTCCCGGCGAGGTTTATGCTGCTGGCGGCAATGAACCCTTGCCCGTGCGGATTTTTCAACGACAAGAGCCGCGACTGCACCTGCACGCCCCCCATGATCCAGCGATATGTCTCGAAGGTCAGCGGACCTCTGCTGGACCGCATTGACATTCATATTGAGGTGCCTGCCGTGCAGTACAAGGAGCTTAGGCAGGGAAGCGAGGGCGAGACCTCTGCACAGATCCGCGATCGCGTCCTGGCCGCCCGGGAGCGCCAGGCAGAACGCTTCGGAAAAGTAGGCGACCAGCAGACCACGAAACGCCATCGCCCCGTTTACAACAACGCACAGATGTCCAGTCGGCAGATTCGAGTGTTCTGTGAGTTGTCCAGCGACGCGGAAAGGCTTCTGGAGAGGGCGATGCAGCAGCAGGGGCTCAGCGCCCGTGCCCATGACCGCATTTTGAAGACGGCTCGTACCATTGCTGACCTGGAAGGGGCACAGGACATCGCCGTAAAACATATCGCGGAGGCCATTCAGTATCGGACTCTGGATCGTAGTTACTGGGCATAA
- a CDS encoding acyltransferase family protein yields the protein MEEHTQRGSVDRFPNGDTKEQSLLDLSASNSTAEIVAPSVGPQETKQKIYSIQHLRWFAATLVVLRHALGHFPDELTSRNPLTRSGEFGVDIFFVISGFILWYISAQSRPRPVPFLLNRITRVYPPYWFFTLVMVATAIVLPKAFRFAYVKPLFVVKSLLLFPAWHPVLHAINPVLPIGWTLQYEVFFYLLFALMLLLPPSRRLLGNLAALVLLVALGRLIHFSSPPLHVYTDLPLLEFGAGMVIGALYEKRRLVPPVLGIVMAMAALVWMYPMTAFVASDCRALAWGPPAALLVYGILSAEHGTRAAWNLRLLELLGDASYSLYLCHLFALGILRMAWKPFPQFGTTACVLYVLAATLLATAMGLLTHVYLEKPTVKAMRRVVKHLLREKKSTKVFSVAIRS from the coding sequence GTGGAAGAACATACGCAACGCGGCAGTGTGGACCGTTTCCCGAATGGGGACACGAAGGAGCAATCGTTGTTGGACCTATCGGCTTCAAACAGTACCGCGGAGATCGTAGCCCCTTCCGTTGGCCCGCAGGAGACTAAGCAGAAAATCTATTCCATCCAGCACCTGCGCTGGTTTGCAGCCACGCTGGTGGTTCTGCGTCATGCGTTAGGCCATTTTCCTGATGAGTTGACTTCTCGAAATCCCCTCACACGCTCCGGCGAGTTTGGGGTAGACATCTTCTTTGTCATATCAGGATTCATTCTTTGGTACATTTCGGCGCAATCACGGCCACGGCCTGTTCCTTTCCTGCTGAATCGCATCACGCGTGTCTATCCTCCGTACTGGTTCTTCACACTGGTCATGGTCGCTACTGCAATCGTGCTACCGAAGGCTTTTCGCTTTGCGTATGTGAAGCCTCTGTTCGTCGTAAAGTCCCTGCTTCTGTTTCCTGCGTGGCACCCCGTCCTGCACGCCATCAACCCGGTGCTGCCGATCGGCTGGACGCTTCAGTACGAAGTGTTCTTCTATCTATTGTTCGCGCTGATGCTCTTGCTGCCGCCTTCGCGACGCCTGCTGGGAAATCTTGCAGCACTTGTTCTGCTGGTCGCGCTGGGGCGACTCATTCACTTCAGCAGTCCACCGCTGCACGTATATACCGATCTTCCCCTGCTGGAGTTTGGTGCAGGCATGGTGATTGGAGCGCTGTACGAGAAACGCCGTCTGGTTCCGCCCGTATTGGGAATTGTCATGGCGATGGCAGCTCTTGTCTGGATGTATCCCATGACAGCATTTGTGGCCAGCGACTGTCGCGCACTGGCATGGGGACCACCTGCGGCCTTGCTGGTCTACGGCATTCTTAGCGCTGAGCACGGTACACGCGCTGCCTGGAACCTGCGCTTGCTGGAGTTGCTGGGAGACGCGTCCTATTCGCTCTACCTCTGCCACCTCTTTGCACTCGGCATACTGCGAATGGCCTGGAAGCCTTTTCCGCAATTCGGCACGACAGCGTGTGTGCTGTATGTTCTGGCAGCTACGTTGCTGGCAACCGCTATGGGATTGTTAACCCACGTCTATCTGGAAAAACCCACGGTGAAAGCCATGCGACGTGTCGTGAAACACCTTCTGAGGGAGAAGAAATCCACGAAAGTTTTTTCTGTTGCAATACGCTCCTGA